In Arvicanthis niloticus isolate mArvNil1 chromosome 4, mArvNil1.pat.X, whole genome shotgun sequence, a single window of DNA contains:
- the Armc10 gene encoding armadillo repeat-containing protein 10 isoform X1 yields MGGARDVGWVAAGLVLGASACYCIYRLTRGPRRGGRRLHPSRSAEDLTNGSYDDILNAEQLEKLLYLLESTNDPIITEKALVTLGNNAAFSTNQAIIRELGGIPIVGNKINSLNQSIKEKALNALNNLSVNVENQTKIKIYVHQVCEDVLADSLNSAVQLAGLRLLTNMTVTNDCQHLLNSYITGLFHLLLLGNGSTKVQVLKLLLNLSENPAMTEGLLSAQVDSSFLSLYDGQMANEILLRALTMFQNINNCLKVEGRLANQLPFAEGSLFFLLFGEECARKVKALAHHHDVDVKEKALAIKPAF; encoded by the exons ATGGGTGGCGCGCGGGACGTGGGTTGGGTGGCAGCAGGGCTGGTCCTGGGCGCCAGCGCCTGCTACTGTATCTACCGGCTGACTCGGGGACCGCGGCGAGGCGGGCGCCGGCTGCATCCTTCGCGGTCTGCAG AAGACCTAACCAATGGCTCCTATGATGATATCTTAAATGCGGAACAGCTTGAGAAACTTCTGTACCTGCTGGAATCAACCAACGATCCTATAATTACTGAAAAAGCCTTGGTCACCTTAGGAAATAATGCAGCCTTTTCCACTAACCAA gCCATTATTCGTGAGTTGGGTGGTATTCCAATTGTTGGAAACAAAATCAACTCCCTGAACCAAAGTATTAAAGAGAAAGCTTTAAATGCACTAAATAACCTGAGTGTGAATGTTGAAAATCAAACCAAGATTAAG ATATACGTCCATCAAGTCTGTGAGGACGTCCTTGCTGATTCCCTAAACTCTGCCGTGCAGCTGGCTGGACTGAGGCTGCTGACAAACATGACAGTCACCAATGACTGCCAGCACCTGCTCAACAGCTACATCACTGGCCTGTTCCACCTGCTGCTTCTCGGAAATGGAAGCACCAAG GTTCAGGTTTTGAAGCTGCTTTTGAATTTGTCTGAGAATCCAGCCATGACAGAAGGACTACTGAGTGCCCAA GTGGATTCTTCATTCCTTTCCCTGTATGACGGCCAAATGGCAAATGAGATTCTTCTTCGGGCTCTTACGATGTTTCAGAATATAAACAATTGCCTCAAAGTGGAAGGCCGGTTAGCCAATCAGCTTCCTTTTGCTGAAGGGTCGTTGTTTTTCCTGTTGTTTGGAGAAGAATGTGCACGGAAAGTGAAAGCATTGGCTCATCATCATGACGTGGATGTGAAAGAGAAGGCTTTAGCAATAAAGCCAGCGTTCTGA
- the Armc10 gene encoding armadillo repeat-containing protein 10 isoform X2, whose amino-acid sequence MGGARDVGWVAAGLVLGASACYCIYRLTRGPRRGGRRLHPSRSADLTNGSYDDILNAEQLEKLLYLLESTNDPIITEKALVTLGNNAAFSTNQAIIRELGGIPIVGNKINSLNQSIKEKALNALNNLSVNVENQTKIKIYVHQVCEDVLADSLNSAVQLAGLRLLTNMTVTNDCQHLLNSYITGLFHLLLLGNGSTKVQVLKLLLNLSENPAMTEGLLSAQVDSSFLSLYDGQMANEILLRALTMFQNINNCLKVEGRLANQLPFAEGSLFFLLFGEECARKVKALAHHHDVDVKEKALAIKPAF is encoded by the exons ATGGGTGGCGCGCGGGACGTGGGTTGGGTGGCAGCAGGGCTGGTCCTGGGCGCCAGCGCCTGCTACTGTATCTACCGGCTGACTCGGGGACCGCGGCGAGGCGGGCGCCGGCTGCATCCTTCGCGGTCTGCAG ACCTAACCAATGGCTCCTATGATGATATCTTAAATGCGGAACAGCTTGAGAAACTTCTGTACCTGCTGGAATCAACCAACGATCCTATAATTACTGAAAAAGCCTTGGTCACCTTAGGAAATAATGCAGCCTTTTCCACTAACCAA gCCATTATTCGTGAGTTGGGTGGTATTCCAATTGTTGGAAACAAAATCAACTCCCTGAACCAAAGTATTAAAGAGAAAGCTTTAAATGCACTAAATAACCTGAGTGTGAATGTTGAAAATCAAACCAAGATTAAG ATATACGTCCATCAAGTCTGTGAGGACGTCCTTGCTGATTCCCTAAACTCTGCCGTGCAGCTGGCTGGACTGAGGCTGCTGACAAACATGACAGTCACCAATGACTGCCAGCACCTGCTCAACAGCTACATCACTGGCCTGTTCCACCTGCTGCTTCTCGGAAATGGAAGCACCAAG GTTCAGGTTTTGAAGCTGCTTTTGAATTTGTCTGAGAATCCAGCCATGACAGAAGGACTACTGAGTGCCCAA GTGGATTCTTCATTCCTTTCCCTGTATGACGGCCAAATGGCAAATGAGATTCTTCTTCGGGCTCTTACGATGTTTCAGAATATAAACAATTGCCTCAAAGTGGAAGGCCGGTTAGCCAATCAGCTTCCTTTTGCTGAAGGGTCGTTGTTTTTCCTGTTGTTTGGAGAAGAATGTGCACGGAAAGTGAAAGCATTGGCTCATCATCATGACGTGGATGTGAAAGAGAAGGCTTTAGCAATAAAGCCAGCGTTCTGA